In one window of Hevea brasiliensis isolate MT/VB/25A 57/8 chromosome 10, ASM3005281v1, whole genome shotgun sequence DNA:
- the LOC110656270 gene encoding uncharacterized protein LOC110656270 produces MEFDSLTITAPQQQLQLLLSMCFPWGLFHQVKAFHFFLVLSSTIFCLATCGPCLMDGVQKSKEYDGCGACGDDCALGFQDIIVADARSGYDAGSPVTHLSIKNICTNSHSFCFPSTLSGFPSKEHKLKAEALEVSGSPSDSLSFVGPTQGSKGASNRSWFSDSCMFELLNGKTVSCSLNSKEGVNQLSSIQKSSANQNDLSSCRDPLLIKKSTTFRLNTNSEVTKSSPLDISSSPHVGISPPVLDWGHKHLYFPSVAFLTVTNICNDSILHVYEPFSTNLQFYPCNFSEFSLGPGEVASVCFVFLPRWLGLSSAHLILQTSSGGFLVQVKGFALESPYRITPVVSLDVASSGRLIRNLSLFNPFNENLCVKEISAWILVSQGNISHHTEAFCSIENFQDSDRTSLLSVKDWLVVKSDQVGFPLMAMRPHENWDIGPHDSETVIEIDFSFESEAQIVGSFCIQLLRSSQDKSDTVLVPLEIYLDGKVACNDIASSVSVSLEALVSRDASNTFVAISLRNEAPHVLSFVRISEVAATKVFQVKYMQGLLLFPGTVTQVATITCTQLLVEFHDSSPEMSNIYKNCKLVVQTNDSSSPQIEIPCQNIINICLRHQKGSSIGFDHRSEKADSSNRRSGPLGISTQLPSRIMALETVEADELVLENWKSHGTKSSMSVLDDHEVLFPMVQVGTQHSKWITVKNPSDHLVVMQLLLNSGEIIDECRGTDGFVQPLSSSSLVHNEFNTTSYGFSMPEGARREAYVHPYGKASFGPIFFRPSNRCQWISSALIRNNLSGVEWLSLKGVGGSLSLVLLEGSEPIQSIEFNLNLSFPLNISPPDLVSHVEETTYACSQPLSKELYAKNTGDLPLEVKSIQVSGTECGLDGFTVHNCNGFSLKPGESTKLLISYQSDFYAAMLQRDLKLTLSNGIFVIPMKASFPLYTFNLCRKSVFWMRLKKFSAVVFLSASLMFLIFRCIFPQLTNTTVRSSGKSACLDLNQKTNKSSVPAEMDGLLRSVAEGKTSKQAAGYRYPDSQRGGPDHGITVENGMPTLENHKAVQSLLSKSVAVENSYALEASQPYNLTVRIGKENGRRRRKKRGVAAGLTGLFEVSSSQSGNSTPSSPLSPVTNATPKRTWSPSPDMDPNEARNPFVQVAEQQGEQVQVAESTSKASVLEPKVSLKWCSTNCFSSIPGELLVPRKTNGKPVSLPSATFPSGDSAVPNLLYSSSPASKSTIAPHVRAPGPKLHNQKKVEEKVGDEYRYDIWGDHFSGLHLISSSKDVTTMETVKTENNSNSFFVRGPQALVTNSAPKYVNCDQEEEE; encoded by the exons TATTGTTGCTGATGCTAGATCAGGCTATGATGCAGGAAGTCCAGTGACTCACTTGAGTATCAAGAATATTTGTACCAATTCTCATTCATTCTGCTTTCCTTCAACATTGTCTGGTTTTCCATCTAAAGAGCACAAGCTCAAAGCTGAAGCTTTAGAAGTTTCTGGGAGTCCATCTGATAGTCTGTCTTTTGTGGGACCAACTCAGGGTAGCAAGGGGGCTAGTAACAGGAGCTGGTTTTCAGATTCTTGTATGTTTGAGTTATTAAATGGGAAGACTGTTTCTTGTTCTTTAAATTCCAAGGAGGGTGTCAATCAATTATCATCCATACAAAAGAGTAGTGCTAATCAAAATGATCTTTCTTCATGTAGAGATCCTTTACTAATTAAGAAGAGCACAACTTTTAGGTTGAACACAAACTCAGAGGTGACAAAATCTAGTCCACTTGACATTTCTTCATCACCCCATGTAGGAATTAGCCCTCCTGTACTTGATTGGGGACATAAACATTTGTATTTTCCCTCTGTAGCTTTCTTAACAGTAACTAATATATGTAATGACAGCATTTTACATGTTTATGAGCCATTTAGTACCAATTTACAGTTTTATCCCTGCAACTTTAGTGAGTTTTCTCTAGGACCTGGTGAAGTAGCTTCAGTTTGTTTTGTGTTTTTGCCAAGATGGCTGGGCTTGTCCTCCGCTCATTTGATCTTGCAGACAAGCTCTGGTGGTTTCCTGGTCCAGGTCAAAGGCTTTGCTTTGGAGTCCCCTTACAGGATTACTCCTGTTGTAAGCCTGGATGTTGCTTCTAGTGGACGGTTGATTAGGAATTTGTCTTTGTTTAATCCTTTCAATGAAAACCTTTGTGTTAAGGAAATAAGTGCATGGATTTTGGTTTCTCAAGGAAATATCTCCCATCACACTGAAGCATTCTGTAgtattgaaaattttcaagattCTGACAGGACGAGCCTGCTGAGTGTTAAGGATTGGTTGGTTGTGAAGAGTGACCAAGTTGGTTTTCCATTGATGGCTATGAGACCTCATGAAAATTGGGATATTGGTCCTCATGACAGTGAAACTGTCATAGAGATAGACTTCTCATTTGAATCTGAAGCACAAATTGTTGGTTCTTTTTGTATTCAATTGCTAAGATCTTCTCAAGATAAGTCTGATACTGTTTTGGTTCCTCTTGAGATTTACCTGGATGGAAAAGTGGCATGTAATGATATTGCAAGTTCAGTTTCAGTTTCTCTTGAGGCTCTGGTATCACGTGATGCTAGTAACACTTTTGTTGCCATCTCTTTGAGAAATGAAGCTCCTCATGTTTTGAGTTTTGTCAGGATTAGTGAAGTTGCAGCAACAAAAGTTTTCCAGGTCAAGTACATGCAAGGCTTGCTACTCTTCCCAGGCACTGTTACACAAGTTGCTACAATTACTTGCACTCAGCTGCTTGTTGAATTCCATGATTCCTCACCTGAAATGTCCAATATTTATAAGAACTGCAAATTAGTTGTACAAACAAATGACTCTAGTAGTCCTCAAATTGAAATTCCTTGCCAAAACATAATCAATATTTGTTTGAGACATCAAAAGGGTTCATCCATTGGATTTGACCATCGATCTGAAAAGGCTGACTCTAGCAACAGAAGGTCAGGACCATTGGGCATTAGCACGCAGTTGCCTTCAAGAATCATG GCATTGGAGACTGTAGAAGCAGATGAACTTGTTCTGGAGAACTGGAAATCTCATGGTACCAAAAGCAGCATGTCTGTGCTTGATGATCATGAAGTACTTTTCCCAATGGTTCAGGTAGGAACTCAACATTCTAAGTGGATCACCGTAAAGAATCCTAGTGATCACCTGGTCGTAATGCAGCTCCTCCTTAACTCAGGAGAAATTATTGATGAATGCAGGGGCACAGATGGTTTTGTACAGCCCCTTTCATCAAGTAGTTTGGTTCATAATGAGTTCAATACAACTAGTTATGGGTTCTCAATGCCAGAGGGTGCACGAAGAGAGGCCTATGTTCATCCTTACGGAAAAGCATCTTTTGGGCCAATTTTCTTTCGTCCTTCAAATAGATGTCAGTGGATAAGTTCTGCCCTGATAAGGAACAATCTTTCTGGTGTAGAGTGGTTATCTTTGAAGGGAGTTGGAGGATCACTTTCCCTTGTCCTGCTTGAGGGGTCTGAGCCTATTCAGAGCATAGAATTTAACCTTAACTTGTCATTTCCCCTAAATATTTCTCCTCCAGACCTGGTATCTCACGTGGAAGAGACCACTTATGCTTGTTCTCAGCCACTGTCAAAAGAGCTGTATGCCAAAAACACAGGAGACTTGCCTCTTGAGGTGAAAAGCATTCAAGTTTCTGGAACAGAGTGTGGGTTGGATGGGTTTACGGTTCATAATTGTAATGGTTTTTCGCTTAAACCAGGCGAGTCAACAAAACTTCTGATATCATACCAGTCTGATTTTTATGCGGCAATGTTACAAAGAGATCTCAAACTGACCTTGAGTAATGGAATTTTTGTGATACCCATGAAGGCAAGTTTCCCTTTATACACATTCAATCTTTGCAGGAAATCAGTATTCTGGATGCGATTGAAGAAATTCTCTGCAGTGGTGTTTCTTTCTGCTTCTTTGATGTTCCTGATCTTTCGTTGCATATTTCCCCAATTGACCAATACTACAGTGAGAAGTTCAGGTAAGTCAGCTTGCTTGGATCTTAATCAGAAAACCAACAAGTCATCTGTGCCTGCTGAAATGGATGGTTTGTTAAGATCAGTTGCAGAAGGCAAAACCTCAAAGCAGGCGGCTGGTTATAGATATCCTGATAGTCAACGTGGAGGCCCAGACCATGGGATAACTGTTGAGAATGGGATGCCAACTCTTGAAAATCACAAAGCAGTGCAATCTTTGCTTTCAAAATCTGTAGCAGTTGAGAATTCTTATGCTCTTGAAGCTTCCCAACCTTATAACCTTACTGTCAGGATTGGAAAAGAGAACGGAAGAAGGCGAAGGAAGAAAAGGGGTGTTGCTGCAGGTTTAACAGGACTGTTTGAAGTCTCAAGTAGTCAAAGTGGGAATTCCACACCTTCATCCCCTCTATCTCCTGTAACAAATGCGACTCCTAAGCGTACTTGGTCACCATCTCCTGACATGGACCCTAATGAGGCAAGAAATCCATTTGTTCAAGTGGCTGAACAACAGGGTGAGCAGGTTCAAGTGGCTGAATCTACTTCCAAGGCATCTGTATTGGAGCCCAAGGTTTCTTTAAAATGGTGCAGTACTAATTGCTTCTCTTCTATTCCAGGGGAACTCTTAGTGCCAAGAAAAACTAATGGCAAACCTGTTTCGTTGCCTTCTGCCACTTTTCCTTCTGGTGATAGCGCTGTCCCCAATCTGCTGTACTCTTCTTCTCCAGCTTCAAAATCTACAATTGCTCCTCATGTTCGAGCTCCTGGGCCCAAACTTCATAACCAGAAAAAAGTAGAAGAAAAGGTAGGGGACGAATATAGGTATGATATCTGGGGTGACCATTTTTCTGGACTCCATTTAATAAGTAGTTCAAAGGATGTAACAACCATGGAAACTGTAAAGACAGAAAACAATTCCAATAGCTTCTTTGTAAGGGGTCCACAGGCCCTTGTGACAAATTCTGCACCAAAATATGTGAATTGCGATCAAGAAGAGGAGGAATGA